The nucleotide sequence CTCTATACATGCCTCATTCTTCTTCTTATAGTGCTAATAATTGAATCCTCTATACAGTGTCATCCTTAATTTTTTACCAAGTACATTTGTATACATTATAAACATTACAAAATTATAGCCAAATATTAGTGCTGGCCAGTTGGCAGGCAAATGTAATTACAACTCAACAGATAATGTAtactgaggcccaaagaggtcAAAGTTGTTTTCCCAGTGACAAAGCTGGAATTCAGACCTGGGTCTTCTGGCCTCTGTTGGGAAAGCACAGGAATGCAATATATTGGTAGACTAGTTTCTTTCAAATCACTGTTCTTCCTTGAAATGCCAGTTAGCATTTGAAACTCCTTGGTGCTAGTTGGAGTCTCTGTCAGTTGAGACCCACTTCTGGGCCTTCAGGAATCATCAACTCTTAGTAACCATTCACCACACCCTTTACAAGGTATTTGCCTGCTAGGGACAGGGAACAGCCCATGTAGATGCCTGGAGGTATGGAGAAACCTGGTGAGTTGGTGGGAATTGGCCAGTTCTGCTAGCTTTCCTGCCCCCAGTTGCTCATGTGATCTCCCCAGGATTTGCCTTGGCCTCATCACAGAGCTCATTCATTCATACAGGATTGCAGAGAGTATAAACAGTCCCCTACAGAGTGGTTGTAGAGGTGTGGAAGTGCAAAGTAGAGGTAAGCAGGCAAGGGACTGTTCTGTGGAGCTTCCTGTAGGCATGCTGCATTTCTGATCATGTCCTCTGGTCCCGTCACCTGACATTAGTTGTTCCCCAAGCTCATTTCTATTGGGACAACTAGTAACACTGGGTACTTAGTGCTTATAAAGAGTAACCTATTTAGATACATTAGATACTAGctaagacagagaaggcaatggcagcccactccagtactcttgcctggaaaatcccatggacggaggagcctggtaggctgcagtccatggggtcgctaagagtcggacatgactgagcgacttcactttcacttttcactttcatgccttggagaaggacatggcaacccactccagtgttcttgcctggagaatcccagggacgggggacctggtgggctgccatctctggggtcgcagagtcggacatgactgaagcgactgagaagCATTAGCAGCTAAGAACTGACCAGTGGTATACTAGTAGGTATTTAAAAACCAACCACCCTCTGGGATAAAACTTGGCCCTGACTTGTGGTACTTGCCGGCTTCTGTAATATAAATATTCCCACTGTGGCCAATTGTATTTGTGTGTAGGTGGGATAAGTACAGAATGGCCAGAGAGGCAGGCATTATTAGAATGATCAGCATGCCCAGAGATTACAAGGTGGGATCAGGAGGTTCTTTGTAGATGAGCTCAGTTTCAAGCATTGTTCAGGTAAGGAGGAATGTGATCAGCCAGGTTTAAACTTCATACATAATGCCCTAGACCCTGGGATTTGCCATCCTCTGAGGAGTTTCCCTGCAACCTGATGGACCATTACTTGTGCCTCTCTTTGTGCCTTCCTTCTCTTTGGAACCCCTCTGGAGACCACAAGAAGTTTACCCAGATCTGGAACCTAGGGAGAGTGAGGAGTATTAGGAAACATCCTAGTTCATACAAACTATAGTTTTTAAGTCACTGCCCAAAATCTTAGACCTTGAGGCTAATCTGGGCTAGGATGACTTTTGGGGATTATGTCCACAAGTTGTATCCCATTTAGGGAATCTAGTTATAATGTGATTCCTGTTTTCCCCCATTGGTACATAGTATAGCTGTGCTAGACTGGCTCACAAGTCCTTCATCTCCCACTTGGAGCCTCAGGACTCCCATACAACCAGTGGCGAGTAGGGCAGTAGTAGGGCAGAGAGATTGAAATACAGGAGGCCTGTCCTTGACTAGGCACTTCCTCTGGGCTAAGTGCTTCCATTCAGAAGCTCAGAGCTAAAGCCCAGCCCCTGCCCTTCTCCACCTGAGTGGTGTTGGGGCCCTGCCCCCtttcagctctgtgaccttgggtaagtaaCTCAACCTCTTTACCTCTCAATTTTCTAGCTTATTAATTGGATATGGTAATACATTTTTCACACGTATCTTCACAGACATGAGCAGACCCTTGTTTTCAAGGGTATTGCAGATCACTTGTTTTCATTAGCCAGGCTCACCCCTCTCCTGAAGTCTGGAAGCCCCCTCCCACTAGGAGAATGCACTTCTGGCCAAAACGTGTGGGGTGTAGAGCAGTATCCCCAGTTCACACCCTGGCTCTGAGCTCACTATTTTGTGTTCCAGGAATTAACTGACTTGCAGAGGGACCCCCCTGCCCAGTGCTCTGCAGGACCTGTGGGAGATGATTGTAAGTACTGTTTAGGGCTCCAGATTCCATGAGCCTTGCAATTAAGACCCCCAAATTTATCCATCCctcagtgttttttttgttttttgttttaagaaaaccTACCGTTGTTACTGTTGCTTTGTCTTCCTTTACTTGTGAGTAGCTTTTTCATTAGATGCATTGACTTCATAGCCCAGCTGGTCAAGATGTTGCTGGAAATCAACATTTCCCTCCATTGAGGCACAAGAAAGCCATCTGGAAAGCCAACTAAAACTTGGGGCATTGCTGGAAAAATGGTCATGAAGCTAATCATGGAAGACCTGTTGCTGTTGCACTTGGGGGTAGAACTGGAGGGTTGGTGAAGGGTGGGAAATGGGGCTAGCTCCTTGCCTCTGCGAAGGGAAGGGACAGTTCTTTTCTCCCACTTCTGCTCCCAGGGGGAGACTGAAGGAGCTGCAGTGGGCAGCCCTCTGCCACCCTCCGTAGCCGACTGGCCATAGGCCATGCCGCCCAACACTTGGATATCTCAAATCTACTCTGCTATCCTATTTCACCTCTACTTTCTGAGCATCTTAGGCTCCGGGATGCTCATCCTTTACTGTGAGGCTCTAATAGCTGGATCTGAAGGAAAAGTAGGCTGGAGAGGGAGAGACTGTGTAAAAAGGGGGGTGGTGCCCTTCAAGGAcaccaaagaattaaaaacaggtaCTCAAACAGAACTCATATATCAGTGTTCATTGCACCATTGTTTATAACCCCCCATTACATGCTCATTAACAAATTAATGAATAAGCAAagtggtatatatgtgtgtgtgtatacatatatacacaatagtatattatttagcaataaaaattgATAAAGTTCTGACacatgcaataacatggatgaatcttgaaaatatgccatataaaataaaccagaaacaaaaggacagatattatatgattccatttatatgaactaTCTAGCTAGACAAGGCagatatagagacagaaagtagagtagAGAGGTTTATAGACACTGAGAGGAGgcagaaatgggaaaatatttcatGGTACAGAATTTCTGTTTGGAGTGATGGAAAAGTTTCAGAAATGGATAATGTTGGTGGTTGCACTGCATtgtgaatgcacttaatgccactgacATGACACTTAAAAATGGCTTAAATGACATATTTTATGCTACAtttttgtgtccaactctttgcaaccccatagaattctccaggcaagaatactggagtgggtagccattcccttctccagaggatcttcccgacccagggatcaaacctgggtctctcgtatgcaggcagagggagggcatatgctacattttttaaaaactttcactgtgttaaaatgcaagaaagaaaaatttcacagagatgaaaaaaaaaaaaaaaaagaggaagtagTCATATGTGAGGGAGAAGTCATATGTGTGTGTTCCTGCATGTTCTGTGGGCTGATGCTTAGAGGAACTGAAAGTGGGCAGACAGCTTCTGAAAATGGAGGATTCCAAAAGCTTTATGTAAGAGTTTAAATAATTCCTTAGAGCAGAACAGAAATGATTCCCATTGCATATGCAGAGTTAATAAACAAGTGTGGCTTCACCGGTTTGTTACTTGATCTGTGCTGTCCTTCCAAGTGTCATAGGTCTCAGTAACATATTTCCCCCTCTTACCTCTTGCTTAAAATAATGTAAACTGGGGTTACTGAGAAGATTGAACTGGTAATGATTCAGCTTCCGCTTTCTAAAGGTACCCCTTGGTTTTCCTCTGCACCACACATTCTCACCCTTCACTGCAGCCCTGTACTGGGAAGCAGCCATCTTTATCTGAGAGTCTAGCCACTCTCCATACTCAGTACCTGAGTTTTGATGAGGTTTGCACAGTCTTGGAAACTAGCTAACTTTTTGGGGCCATTTCATGCCTGCCCTGTGAGTTAACAGCCCATTTCCGGCATCCCTCTgcaatttcctttctcttcctgtctctttTGGAGCCTTCTGTTCTGACTGTGCCTTTGGGTTCTGCTCAGCCCCTCAGCAGACTTCAGAGGTTAAAGTGAATGGGACCAAAGGGTCACCTGTTTGCCAGAAGGAACCACTCATATTATCTACTCCTCCCCTTCTCTGTATATTAATTATCAAAAAACATTTAATAAGGAATTCCATTCTATACTATGATTAGGAAAATGTATACTTACCAGCTAATGATTAGTATGAGTTGGAATAAAAGCAgtcaaaagagaaagaagtgaCACTTTATTAGCTTAGGCAGCCTCATTGTAGATAAAAGTGTTCCCATCAGTAGCATTTCTTGAAACATTTGAAaaagggcaagggctgctgtgaCTATCTTTGGATACCTGTAGGGGCTTGGGAAACCTCTTCTCTTGTCCCTTCAGTTCCTTCCCCTCCTCATGCTGTGGCAATTTCTGGCAAGGGCAGAGTCTGTGGGATATTTGAATAGATGGCAGGAAACCCAGTACAGGACCAGGTCTGAAAATTGGGGCTGATTTCACACCCATGATGGATCCATGAGACAGAATTCCCTAGAGAATAACAGATCCCTCAGATGTTCTCAGCACACCCCCCAGGTGGGTATATAGGCACTTTCCACAAAGACTGGACAGTGTCCTGGGAGCTTTGGAACTGAGTCATCCGCCTGCTCTAGGCCAGTCTTGCTGAGCGCACAGTAGCTTTTCTAGGGATGTGTACAGCAGTAAAAGTAGCCTGACTCCAGAGAGGGCAGCAGGCGTGACGTGCAGCAGGAGAAAGCTCTAACGCTGTAAGGAGGGACATGGCCTGACCACCAGGTTGGTGGGAACCTGGGAGGGAAGAACACGAGGGGCTGCTCTTGGCTTGTCACCTAGTCCTGGGGATGTGTGAGAGGACACAGGTGGGAAATAGCCACTGAAGCCCCAGGCCACAGGCAGTGATTGACTCCTGGAAGAGACCCTTTGGAGAAGGCTTCAGAGTAAATAATGAAGAACTAAGGAGAAGAGAGGTTTATAAAAGTAATGTGGAAAGTGGCTAAAGCCTACCTAAGGCTTAATTCTGTGTAGAGAGAAGATTGAATTGTAGTTCACTGGCACCTGGATAGTAAAGAATTTAATTTTGTCCTTAAAATATCTGACTTTTGTCCCTAGCCTCAGGAAGGCGATGTCTAAACTACCCTGCCTGATAGGACTGTCTGTTTAACTGAAGGCCTTGACCCAAACCAGCAATGTGAGTTAGGTGGGGGCAGGCCACACTAGACAGACCAGCCAGCTGGTTTAAGATGAAGGTTTTGGATCATTGCCAGAGGAACTGGAGACAtagatcagccatgtgaatagtCCATTAATCCATCCTGCTAACCTGATGGAGTTCCAGTAGAAACTCTGTACGCTGAGCCAGGGGTGAGCATCCCTGTAGGCAGTATTCTGTGTGTTGTCACACATCAATGCCAGGACTCCAGGGAAGAGGACAGTTGAAGGTCTACGTTTGGACTCTGCCTGTTACTTTCCCCATGAGCTCTTTCCTTAGCTGACATTGACCTCAGCCTTTCACTGTGATAAATCAGAGCTGTGAGCACAACAATCTTTCATGAGTCTGGAGTCCAATTAAATTACAGAAACCCTTATAGAAGTGGTTGGTGTCAGAAGTGAGGGCAGGCTTGTGTGTAAACAGCACCCTCTGAACAGAGCAGCTCCTCTTTGGTGGAGAGACGTGTTTGCTGGAGAGGCTCACCTTCCTGTCTCTTTTTTGTCTTGCAGTGTTCCACTGGCAAGCTACCATCATGGGCCCGGTAGGTAGCAGCTGCTGAGCGCAGCCCTTGCTTTGCCTGTTGTGCCTCTTGCACTTGTACTAATCTGCTTTCGGTGTCTCATCCTCCAGAATGACAGTCCTTACCAAGGAGGCGTTTTCTTCCTGACCATCCACTTCCCTACCGATTATCCTTTCAAGCCCCCAAAGGTGAGGACAGGGGACAGGGACAGTGTGTGATGAAGTCACTGGTACAGAAAGCTGCACCTGGGGCTTTTCCCAGGGGCCCTTATCCACCACCAGGAGTACAGCTTTCCAGGAATTAAACTCTGGACTTTCAGGACTCACTCTTCATGTGAGCAAGGGCTGGCGTGGTGAGGGCTTCCTACTGAAGCCATGTTTTCAGGGGTGTTCCTTGTCGGGTGGCTGAGTTAAGATGTGTCTCAGGCTCCAGCTCCCTTCTCTGGAGTCCCTTTCAGTCTAGGACAGGACTTCTCAGCCCCTGCCCCAGGGACACTGAGATTTTTGTGGTAATAAAGCCTGAGATGGGAGGTGAGGAGAGAATTGCTTCTAGTATCTAGTGGAGGCCAGGAATGCTGCTCAGCATCCTGAATTGCACAGGATGGCCCTGAATGTTCACAGGTGGAGAGATGATGGCCTAGGACCCTGGCACGTCACCTCCTTCCTGCACCTGGGAGTCCTGCCTTCATGAGATTCATAGTCCCGTGCGGGAGAAGTTTAGTATGAGAGCTACGCCATGCTGAGGAAAAGTGCAGAGCAGGAAAGTGGGATAGGACAGTGAGGGCAGGTGGTGGTGGGATCACCCTGAGCATGGAAAGGGTCACAGGGAACTGGAGGGCAAGCCTTTGAGGGTGGGAACGATGACCCCAAGGGGACCCACGGTGTGCAGTCAGTTGCTCTGCTGTGGTGAGAGGCTGGGTAGGGCAGGTTGTTATGGCAACGCAGGTGGCATGTTCCAAGGTGAGCCAACAGCACAGGCAGATGTGGTCACACAGCAGTGATTGTATGTTATTCGTatcatttttaacatatttttatctttctgattgAAAAATTGATAAAAgtgggttattttaaaaattagagcataTGGAGAACTAACTAATACACAGATGGAAATCAGTCTATTTATAAACCTATCCCCAGAGAATATCACAGCTAATAGCCCTACCGATTATCCTTTCAAGCCCCCAAGGGTGAGGACAGGGGATAGGGACAATGTACATTCGTCCAGGGTTTTGCTTCATAtaccaatatatattttaattcttatttttaaaataaaatggtcaGTTCTGGTTgtgaatgaggaaactgaggctttgaaTGGGCACTCCATTTCCTGAAAATGGTGTGGCTTATAGTGGAGGGTGGGACTTGAAGCCAGATGTGTCATCCTATTTTTTGGtaactaattattttaaattaattttagacCTAGAAAAaggttgcaaaaatagtacagactTTCCATATATGCCTTGTCAAGCTTTCCCTGAAGTCAGCATCTTACTTTATTGAAGTCCAAGTATAAATCCAGGAAGTCAGTGTTGGCCACATGCTCAGAGCTAAACTGATGGCCTTACTTTTTTACCAGTTTTCCTCGTGTTCTAGGACCCTGCACTGTATTTATTGTCTTGTCTCCTCCATCTCCACAGTCTGTAACAGAACCTCCATTTCCTCTGGTCTTTCATGACCTTGATGCTCTTGAGAGGTAATGATCATTGTCAGAGTCCCCCCGCCCCATTTGGGGTTTGTGTGCTGTTTTCTTAGGATTGACCTAAGGTTTTGCATTTTATCAAGACTTACACAGAAGTCTTGAATCTGTGCCAGGGCCCCCTGTCTCAGGGTTTGTGATGTGTCTTACTGCCCTGAGGTTGACCTTAATGGCTCAGTTAAAGTCAGACCTTTCACCCCTGTGTGCACATTCTATCTAAGCCATGAGAAGAAgcccctctgggcttcccagccCACAGCTCTTCTTGGTCATTGCCACCAGATGCCATTGGTGCCTCCATATTTTAAATCAGAGTTAAATGTGGTTAAGATTCTGGAGACTTTGCCAGCTTTTAACGAAGAAGACTGGGTTGTGCTGGGCACAGGGGGACAGATAGTAAAATACCTCTTTTAAGTATAACTGTTATTTCAGGGGTTTGGTTGAAAAAGCATGTTTCATGGTCTTGAATCTACCCCACTCTCCCGTTTCCTTGTTGAGATTTGCTGCAGTGTCTTGTAAAGTAGCATCTTATACCCTTCATTCGTGTATAAGTTGctgctgatatttttaaaaataaacagataggATATAATCCTGTATGTCTGTTGGGCATTTTCAGGATTCCTGATTGCCCAAGGACAAAGTAAAAGCAGCGCCTATTATTAGAAACTGAAGTCAGCCCTGTGAGTTGGATTTACTGTAACAAGGAGAGTTGTGTGCCAAAATGTTGTGTCTTCTACAATAGAAGagtttctgtctttttaaaaatctcctttcCACAGGAGAACAAGATAAAGTAAGATTGCTGTTTGGGCAAGAATTTTCTGGGTCTATGGGGGGAATCTGGCAAGGTTGCATGATCTTCTCTACAGGAGATAATGCCTGAGTCACTTTGGAAGTTTGATGCTTcctggaaaaaagtgaaagtgttagtcgctcagtcatgtccaactctatacagtccatggactgtagcctgccagactcctctgtccatgggattctccaggcaagactactacaGTGGGTATACTGGATCTTCCCTCCCAGGGACTGTCAggaagtctcctgcattccaggcagattctttaccctttgagccaccagggaaacccttcctGGAAAAAGTCATTTGGTAACAGATACTGAGCCTCACATACACAGCCTTCCTTCTCCTCATATTCTGAAGTgagttgttttaaaatgaaaccaacaaaaaaaaattctgttttattataaACCATTTCAGGCATGTAAAGTATTGTAGATAATCATATAATGGATGCCTACGTATTCATCATCTGGCTTAAGAACTCCATTATTCAAGAAGACTTCTGAGTCCTGGCCATTGCTCTTCTTGTTAGCCCTCAGAGCACACTATTCTGGGAGAGATGGTGTCAGTCCCCACGTCTAGTTCAAGAGCCCAGCAGGGAATGGGTTGGGGAACTTCTCCTCCAGGTGCACCCTCCTGTATCCCATTCTGGTTTGGAATAATGCCCAGCTCACCCAGGATTGTGCAGGGCCAGGTATATCCCAGTAGTGGTCATTTCCACCTTACTTGGTTCATTTTCCAGACAGATAAACAATCTAGAATGTCCCTGTGGTCTGTCTGACTTGAGGTCTCTCATCTCTGCAGGTTGTTTTCACAACCAAAATTTATCATCCCAACATCAACAGCAATGGCAGCATCTGCCTTGACATCCTGCGGTCCCAGTGGTCTCCAGCACTGACTGTGTCAAAAGGTAAAAAGGTAGATGTGTACACTAGGTTCTGATGCTGTGAGTGCCTGTCTCATGCCCGTCTCTGTCACAGCTGTGTTTCTACCCCCACACTCCTGAGAGCAAATTCAGGCTCCGGGGAAGCAGCCACAGTCCTAGCCCGTGGTCAcagcctggaggggaggaggCCGAAGTGGtgctttccccacccccaccgtgTCCCCCTGGATCTGTTGCAGCAGGGTGCTCCAGCCAGACTGTTGCACGGgtgcaaaagaaaatattgatcCTATTTATACTTTTGATCTAAAAGTAAGAAAGGCAAATAGTAAATATTACATTGCCTCTTCCAttctctcatttattcatttatgcaaCATGGATTGTGAACCAGCCCTGAGTGAAGAGGACACAGGGCCTGCGCTCTGAGCGAGGGTGAAGAAACCAGTCTAAACTGGGCTTAAAGGATGCAGATATTCCTTCCCAACTAAGACAGACTGAACATGGTTGTATGAATACTGAGACTTGAACAAAGAAGGTGTGAGTTACCTGCCAGTGGAGTGAGTAAGGTGGTAAAAAAAGCAGCCAGGGTACCAGAGCCCAACAAACCGAGTGGAGTGTGAGGCAGTGCAGGTGGCAGAGCTTTAGGCAGCAGGGGGTAGGCTACAAGGCACCAGGACAGCTGACCGGAGCAGGCTCTTTGAGACTGCGTGGTAAATCTACAGGGAAAGCTGCCCACTCCCATGTGCTGGTGCAGATGCCGTGGAGGCAGAGCTGACTCCAGTACTCAGGCCTCCAGGAGACAACTCCACACTGGGGGCCTGCTCCTCTCTGAGCTGAATCCTCACCCCACTGCCTAGCATGCCTTTGGATGTGGGGGGTCAGGACACTCTCTAAGAAAGTAGGGAGAGGAAATCAGAATGGCCAGGAGTAGGCACTTGaatgtggaaggaaggaagaaattagcCCTCTCATGACACATCCTTTGAGCTCAGAACAGCAGGAGAGttgaatagctttaaaaaaacaaatcatcCCTCAGTCATAGTGTACCTGGTTTAGCATAGTTTAACTGTGGTCAAGGCTTGGATAGATTCACTGAGGCAAGGATGATACTTGTTTGGGGTGGTACAGAGGTTCCAGAGCAAATCTAGGATTGACAATGCATTTAGCCTAGACCCTAACAATCCCAGCAGCACCGCTTCCTCAGCCTCCAACCACAGCCCTGGTGGGAGTGTCCTCACAGGTCCAGAGCAGAACTGAGAGTGTAGGGCAGTGCGCGTTTGCTTGGCAGTCACACAGACCTGATTCTGAATCTTGTTTTTACCCATTTGGTGGGTGTTCCAAGTCTGTAACCTTGGACAGGTCACCAGAATCTTCTGAGTTCTGGTTTCTTTAATAGTGAACAGGGCCCCTGGGACCAAACAACAAAGATACATGGCACGGAGCCAAAGAACTTCTGAGATCAGGAAAGGGAGGCCAGACGTGCCCTAGAGCAGATGTAGGTGGGACACCACAGGGTACAGTTGCTGTTCACCTGGTAGATGGACAAAGTAAATACATTCATGACTCTTGGGGTATCAGAATCATTTTGATGGGATGTTGA is from Bos taurus isolate L1 Dominette 01449 registration number 42190680 breed Hereford chromosome 22, ARS-UCD2.0, whole genome shotgun sequence and encodes:
- the UBE2D4 gene encoding ubiquitin-conjugating enzyme E2 D4 isoform X2 is translated as MPRWELCLDDMQRELTDLQRDPPAQCSAGPVGDDLFHWQATIMGPNDSPYQGGVFFLTIHFPTDYPFKPPKVVFTTKIYHPNINSNGSICLDILRSQWSPALTVSKVLLSICSLLCDPNPDDPLVPEIAHTYKADREKYVSSLDCLWAPAAPGTTD
- the UBE2D4 gene encoding ubiquitin-conjugating enzyme E2 D4 isoform X1 is translated as MPRWELCLDDMQRELTDLQRDPPAQCSAGPVGDDLFHWQATIMGPNDSPYQGGVFFLTIHFPTDYPFKPPKVVFTTKIYHPNINSNGSICLDILRSQWSPALTVSKVLLSICSLLCDPNPDDPLVPEIAHTYKADREKYNRLAREWTQKYAMQNRRYGNF
- the UBE2D4 gene encoding ubiquitin-conjugating enzyme E2 D4 isoform X4, with protein sequence MPRWELCLDDMQRELTDLQRDPPAQCSAGPVGDDLFHWQATIMGPNDSPYQGGVFFLTIHFPTDYPFKPPKVVFTTKIYHPNINSNGSICLDILRSQWSPALTVSKVLLSICSLLCDPNPDDPLVPEIAHTYKADREKYNRLAREWTQKYAM
- the UBE2D4 gene encoding ubiquitin-conjugating enzyme E2 D4 (The RefSeq protein has 1 substitution compared to this genomic sequence), whose amino-acid sequence is MALKRIQKELTDLQRDPPAQCSAGPVGDDLFHWQATIMGPNDSPYQGGVFFLTIHFPTDYPFKPPKVVFTTKIYHPNINSNGSICLDILRSQWSPALTVSKVLLSICSLLCDPNPDDPLVPEIAHTYKADREKYVSSLDCHWAPAAPGTTD
- the UBE2D4 gene encoding ubiquitin-conjugating enzyme E2 D4 isoform X6 — translated: MLRELTDLQRDPPAQCSAGPVGDDLFHWQATIMGPNDSPYQGGVFFLTIHFPTDYPFKPPKVVFTTKIYHPNINSNGSICLDILRSQWSPALTVSKVLLSICSLLCDPNPDDPLVPEIAHTYKADREKYNRLAREWTQKYAM
- the UBE2D4 gene encoding ubiquitin-conjugating enzyme E2 D4 isoform X5, yielding MLRELTDLQRDPPAQCSAGPVGDDLFHWQATIMGPNDSPYQGGVFFLTIHFPTDYPFKPPKVVFTTKIYHPNINSNGSICLDILRSQWSPALTVSKVLLSICSLLCDPNPDDPLVPEIAHTYKADREKYNRLAREWTQKYAMQNRRYGNF
- the UBE2D4 gene encoding ubiquitin-conjugating enzyme E2 D4 isoform X3; the encoded protein is MALKRIQKELTDLQRDPPAQCSAGPVGDDLFHWQATIMGPNDSPYQGGVFFLTIHFPTDYPFKPPKVVFTTKIYHPNINSNGSICLDILRSQWSPALTVSKVLLSICSLLCDPNPDDPLVPEIAHTYKADREKYNRLAREWTQKYAMQNRRYGNF
- the UBE2D4 gene encoding ubiquitin-conjugating enzyme E2 D4 isoform X7; protein product: MGPNDSPYQGGVFFLTIHFPTDYPFKPPKVVFTTKIYHPNINSNGSICLDILRSQWSPALTVSKVLLSICSLLCDPNPDDPLVPEIAHTYKADREKYNRLAREWTQKYAM